CCATCGCGCGATACGTGGTTACTGTTAGGGAAAATACTGCAACTCCATTGGGTGAAAGTCACGTGGAGAAGGTAGTTTATAAGCTTGAATCTATAGATCTAGTAGTTTTTGTGGTATTAACGACCAAATTGGCGTAGTTCCCAGTATCTACACCATGGGTATACTGCGCCTGAAAAGCCCATGCTTAACCACATCGCGATATCACCACCAAATTCCCCAAAATTAGCTGCGATGGGTCCTACCCAGTAGGCTTGAGCCATACCAACAACCACGCCAGCAACTCCGCATAAAAATGCAAATGTAGCTGCATAGCCATGGGTCACTACATCGTAATTGTTCCACATCTCCCAGTTGTATCTGTTTTTCGATACCACTAGTTTCCTCTTGATTTCATGTATATTCATCCTGGATGAACTATTGACCGCAACCTCTTGAGGTGGGAATTCCTTGGTGTACAAGTGTAGGAAATATCTTCTGAAGATAACGTTCTCTTCGAGCAAAAGTATGAAATACATGCTGATCCAGTAACCGATCATTGGTAGGAAATTACCTAGAATTGTACTGAAATGGTTACGTCCCACTAAGGCACATATCAAACAAATGGCCGTAACAACCAATGACCAGAACCAACGAGGAACACGAGCTGCAAAGACAGACGAAAGCTGGATTGAGAATGCGGCGGAATAAGCATTTATAATATTATTGGAGACCAAACTGAGAATCAAAACCACGACACAGAATTTACCAAACCCATTCCAACGTTCAAACCCGGCATGTAATAAACCACCCATTCCATACTTGTCATAAGCCTCAGTCCAGGGTTGGTAAACCACTGCCACGCATGCTAGTAGGAGACCAAGTATGCCGACAAATAAGGTAGGTACAAAAGTACCAAAGAACGTGAGTAAGAATACTTGATACTTGGCGGTATCCTCTGGGAAAAGAATATAGTAATCAGCAGTGATCGACCCCCAAGTAGACGTAATACTGTAACAAAGGGAGAAAAAACTCAACCAGTTACCCTTGATAGTCAATGGATCCACACTACTATTATCGATTTCATTAATTAAATGGAACTTGTCGCTGGAAGAGATGTACAGCAGAAGGAAACAGGTCAAAACGGGCACTGAGATAAGAGTCTCGACTTTCAGCACCTGTTTTATTCCAAAGGCGGACACTAAGAATGAACAGGCCatgacaatgatgataCCAACCCATAGAGGAACTTTATCGTTGGAGATCGACGCCAGCATCTCACCACCGACCACACAGTTGACAACTGACCATCCCATAACCCCTATAATAGACGCCAATGCAACCAGTTTAACAAACCACCATCCAAATAGAAATCTGGCAGTAACCATCTGTCTGCAACCGGATTGAGGGCCCATTATCGAGCAATAGGCCGCGATCAGGCATCCTATCAGCATAGATACAAGACCAGAAACCAAACATTGTCTGAAATTCAATTCAAATAGTAATGGTCCCAGGAAATACGATGACATCGACGATAAACCTCCGGTAGCACTGAGCCACAACCCAGCTACGTGTAAAAACTGCCTCTTCGACGTACCACGTTCAAACGGAGAAATACGTTCAATACCTTGGGACTCAACTCCAAGAGAATCTAGCTTCCTAGATGCCGTAACTAGCCACCTCAAGTATTTGTTTCCTGAAAGTTCATgtgattttttttcaagatccTCCCCATTGACCTGATTCGACACTTGATCGTTGCTTAAGGATATAGTCACCGTTTCCTCAAATTGCTTAGATTGTCCAACATCCTTCCTCGTCATTACAGCAAATGTCTGCTTGGCTCTTAGCTGTCTAAAGCGATGGGAACTGGGATCTTGAAAGGTTTATCTTATCTGGATGAATTTttatatttcaagatgaCTCTTCGcgctgaaaagaaaaaatgaaGGAAGCTCTCGCCGCACGTCACTAGCACGAATGTTGGTATGCCCAGTAATTAACTACATAGCTTTAATTGCCCAGTAGGATTATGCATTCAGACAATCCTCGATGCCTTACAAACTGGTGATAGAACATGCGATAATGGATCAGTAGCTTCGAGGATGTTGCGCAATGCAAGTTCGCAACTTTGATAAAAGACTGTTTCTGTACTACTACCAAGATGCGGAGTGATACTGGTCATCTTGTGCTCTGACAACAACGCCTGGTCAATTTTGGGCTCTCTGTAGAACACATCGGCACCAAGATGTCTCAACTGGCCTTTTTGCAATGCATCTTTGACATCGTCCAAATTGAGAATTGATCCACGGCCGACGTTGACCAGAATCAAGTTTGGACCATCGCAATGGGACAAAAATTCCTTGTCGATGAGGTGTTGAGTTTCCTGAGTTCCTGGCAAAGCAACTATAATCACACTAAACTGGTGCAACTGACTCTTCAAACTATCATCAAGTCTATGGAATGTCCAGCCATGCTCATTTTCTTTTTGTGGTTCACTTCTCCTGCAGTAATGGACCTCCATTCCAAGCCCATGATGTAACTTCAATGCTATTTGCTTACCGACGCTTCCAAATCCCAGAATCAAACACTTCCTGTTACGTGGGGATTGAACCAGGAAAGAACCATCATTACTCAATCTGTGACCAAATTCCCAAGCTCCATCATCTCTGTCTGCCGCATGATTTCTGGCTGCAAAAGTGTCACCATCCTTTCGAGCAATCAGTTGTTGGTATGAAAATTTCCTGAAACCCTCTAGGACATGCCATAGGACACAATCTCCAACATCATTGCCGCCTTGGTCCTTCTCCTGAGGTGTTTCGCATACCTGATCTTGgaagttgaacaatttgatttcGTTTTCGCGCAATGCTTCCAAGTCAAAGCCGTTATAACCTCTTGAACACAATGCGATACATCGCAAACTCTTCCTGGGAAACGATTCATGTTCAATGACATCGCGTGTGAGTCCACCAATAGGGTGGAATGCAGGATATCCACCATAAATCGCTGTGATGTTCTTGTCTGTATGTTGTCTTAGAAACttaaaaaattcatctttggtggtCACATCGTGGTGCAGAAACTCGAATCTATTGCGCAGCTCTTGGGAATCTAGGATACGAGATCTGTGATCGGGATGAGCGACGAACAATAGCGTAGGCTTCATACTTGATTgcatattttttttttttttctcgaGAGAATAAAGTGTCAAAGTTTGTTTGTGGGCGGGGGCGAGCCGCCATTTATTCTTAATAATATTATCGTTTATTTTATCTAGGTAGTACTTAGAGTTTTAATCTTCTGtgattcatctttgaatcaCCCTCTATGAGGTCTTTTCCGTAAAATTGGTCGTAAATGCTATGTTGCCTTGAGCTATGGTCATCAATGGTATTCAGCCCGAGGTGTCCGTTTAATTTGTTGTAGATGTATTTTCCGTTTTCACGTACTTCAAGCACATTGGCGTCAATCATGGCGTATAACAGatctttttgcaaatcacCAACGTCTTCGATACCGACACAGAGTCTTATTAGATCTTCTGGAAATTCTCTTTGTTTCCTTACTTCTGGATCGATAGATGCATGCGACATTTTGCAAGGTAGGGAGATGAGCGAGTTCACGCAACCAAAGGAGACTGTCACTGAAAATAGTTGGAATGCTTTTGAGGCAACTATACGCTGTGAATGTTCCAAGGAACCGGtttcaaatgaaagaaCAGCACCTGGTCCcttgttgaaagatctatGCAACTCGAAACCAGGATTGGTCTTGAGCCCGACATAACGGGTCTTTAATGCGGAGTTTTTCTCTGTTGGCTTAAAGCCGCAAGACTCTTCTAACCATTGGGCAATGACCATCGAGTTGTATTGCTGTTGGTACATACGCACACCAAGTGTCTTTAAACCACGATTCAGTAGCCATGAATCCATGGGAGAAAGACCAGAACCAGTAGCATTCACCACGTAGTAAATCTCTTGTGCGATCTCGGCAGTCTTACCAACAATAATACCACCCATAATATCGTGATGACCGTTAAGGTATTTTGTAGCCGATTCATAAACCACATCACAGCCGTACTCTAGCGGATTGCATTGCAACCCACTCATCATTGTATTATCAACAATCACCACAGTAGAAGGGGAGATACGTTTGACATATGCGACCAATTGAGGTACATCTACCACTTTACAAAGTGGATTTGTAGGAGACTCCAACAAAACACAGTCGACTTTATCTAGTGAGCCAAAAACTGCCTTAAACTTTTCCATATCAGTGGTATCGACGTGCACTGCACGCGCATGGGACTTGCTCTCTAAATAGGCTAAAAGACGGTTACTACCACCGTACAAGTCATCCCCGGCAATGATCGTTGGAACGTGAGTAGCGCTTGAAATCACTAGACCACGTAAGATAACATCCAATGCAGTCATACCACTGGCCACTGCCAAAACATGCTCTACAGGAACTTCATAAAGTTTCCCGATCTGGTACTGCAAAAGTGATCGTGTGGGGTTCCCCGAACGAGAATAATCGAAAACCTGACTCTCTGGGTTATCCAAATCCACTTTGAACGTTGTACTCAAATACAAAGGCTGTACAGAGGCTCCGTGCTTATCCCTGATCTTTAGATTCGTCACCAACTGTGAACTCATCAAAGGTTTATAGCTCTGTAccatctttgttctttattATCTAAGTGCGATGATCTTTAACGCCTTTTTGGAGCCATAAGAATGGAAATCCAACCAAAAGAGTTATTATATATGAGTTGTGCTGCTATCTTCGAGGAAGAAAGCTTGAAGCGGCGGTGTCACATAATCTAATCATAGCACCGACCCGTCGTTTCTAACACCGCTTCTCCCTcaatttggagaaagagTCTCGGCAGTGAGTCTTGATTTATAACTCCGCTGTGTAACTAGACACCGCTGTGGCGTTAAGGGACTCAAACCCACAAATGTGGCTCTGTTTGACTCACGTGATGTAAGAACTAGTCACGTGCACAAGGGTCTGCACGTGGTGCTCTGGTATCGTAGGCAATAAAAATGGCTCGGGTTTCATTGATATGCCGAAGCACGTCTGTTGTAGGTCTGCATCTATTTCCACTGGTGGGTCTCTTTGTCTGTCCACTTAGGCTACGCCTACTTGCCTAACCTTGCGTCAATATCTCCCTCTAGAGCTGGTTTCCCTGCTGGGATCGATCCGCTCTTATTAATTATAGCAGAAAGTTGACCCTATCAGTTTAATATATCTTGCAAgtatttcaaaacataTTATTCCATTAGCTCATTGTAGAGTAATTGTTTCTCGAGTACGCGGTGGAAATGACGCTGCAGTTGCATAGGATAGATTCTAATGGTACAGTCATTGGATTGAACGATCAGTTCAATTTGCAGTTAATACCAAAACAGGAGGACAATCATGCGGTCAACAGTGATCTTACCGGTAATACAATGACCACTGAAACGCAAAATCAGAACCAAAACTATATTCAGAGGATACCTTCGACCACGGCaaacaatttctttgaagatctgCTCAGTTGGCAGCCTCCAACGAGCGGTAACAATGGTAGTCGAAGGTTATCTATTTCCGAGTATAATGCGGATAATGCCGGATACTATGAGTACGAGTATTTTGGTAAACACCATGATGATTCAACGACCCAATTTAACGATAATGACGACgaaataatgatgataagtgatgatgaagcGATGCGAGGGTTTGATTTTGACCTCGATGAACCACAGAGGAAAAAGGTCAAGGACTATTTCAAATTGAGCATCTTTAGCAGTAATAATAGTAGCAATGGAACGTTTTGGGggagaaagaagaaaaatgtaGCGGAAGAGACTGAGGCTGTGATTAATCCTTCACAATTGTTATTCCACGATGTGTTTCAGgaggacgaagaggaagaagaggatgatggGGAAGCCATCACACAATTCACAGTGTTTGACAATCATAAGTTGGATCACAGACCCATTGTTCACTCTCCAGCGCCTGCAGCAATAGCAAAACGTAGATCGGGTTCAATGCCCAAGACTAGAGGTCGTAAACCTTCACCCATACCGGACGCTTCCAAACAGTTTGGTTGCGAATTCTGCGATagaagattcaaaaggcAGGAACATTTGAAACGTCACGTAAGGTCCCTTCACATGTGCGAAAAACCATTCAATTGCCACATCTGTGACAAGAAATTCAGTAGGAGCGATAACCTGAATCAACACATAAAGACTCATTCACATCAATAGTAGATAGAGACGTATTTTAAAGGTTGATAGTGGGGAAATCATCTGGGATTTCCATCTCTTGGCGGATCGATTTGGGGTCAACACCGTACTTGTTGCGAAAGAAATCTACCATGATATCAATGTTGTCTGTCATGGTCTCTAATTTTTGTAAGTCGCGTATCAGCATCGACCTCTTTGCCGCGATCTTCTCCTTATCCCATCGGGTCTGAGATAGCTTGTTATATTCCAATTGCAAtgctttgatttcttcctcgATCTCGCGGTTACGTTGCAGTTGTTCATTACGAGACTTTATTCCGTCAGGGGATTCATACCGCTCACACCTGTCTGTCTCACTTGTAAGTTTCAGTTTAGCCTTCAGCTCAATGGTCTCCGCCTCCTTggcttctttctttgcttgtAACCGCTGGCAACTATCGTAAACTTTCTGCGTAATCTGATTCTTGAAACACCAGTAAACGTTGATATTACCACATTTCTCTACACAGATCAATCCGTCCTCATCGATCATCTGTTGCACCAATTCTTTCACAAGCATGGGTGAAACTCCAGCACATTTCTTCGGAATCATCTTCTCGAGCTCCTTCATGTTGTAGAAAGAGTACTCATTTTGTAGAAATGCTAGAATTctcgatttcttctcttctaaACTGACTCCCTGTCTCTTGGGCGGCTAAATTCCAAATTAAGTGATTTGCGTTAGTAGGTGACTTTGTAACCGAAGAGCTTGATTATAAGGACTCATACCATATTGGACACAGGAGCTAGGCGTTTGATTTGAGATTGCTAATAATCTTGTATTAATATGTGTTTTCCACTGAGCGGGTATTTTCAACGCATTTCAAAGCGCTTAAAGTTACGCCACTCGCTACAAGACATGAAACAGCCAGGGTTGACTCGCTTTGAAAGACAACTAGTATAAAGAGTCAATAGAACACTACAACACTTACAAGTGTCTAAAGGAGCTTGATTTCAGTGATAGCGGGCTTCTATTATTGAAATGATTGCCCGTATAAAATGCATATCTCTACCTACGGTGCTCGGAGTCCTTTATTATGTTAAACTCAAAGGAGAATGATACATTTTATGAACAACTTCTGTAGAGACGACGTAGTCCAAGAATGAGAATTAGAAGTAGATCGTCAGCTGGAGCCAAAGGTGCAGAGCGGGAGTTAAAAGATCTGGTCAGTTTGCCTGAAAATGGTAACAAATGCGGTGAATGTGGGAGCGCGGTTCCAACTTGGTGTTCTATTAACTTAGGCGTCTTTCTATGCGGCAGATGTGCCTCTGTCCATCGTAAAGTGTTTTCATTGAGGGATGATGACGCATACTCAGATGTCAAGTCCTTGTCGTTGGATCGCTGGAGCGAAAGAGACTTGGATGATTTGTCGCGCAGTGGTGGTAATAAACATAATAACGAACTTTGGAATCCTAAGAGAGTTCCCTTTCCCTTTGATGGTGACGAGGACAAGAGTGCTGTTGAGCAATTCATTAGGTCAAAGTATATCGACGGCATTTTCAGAAGCTCACCAATAGAACCCGAGGACTATGGGATTAGTGGGAaccgaagaagaacaagcagCAGAAGCAGAAGTGGAAGTAAAGTTAGACCCAATCTGCGTCCTAGCAGAAGTTATGGCTCTTCAGGTGATGTGCCCAGTTTAGGTAATCGTCAGGCCAGAGATTACGAACTAAGCAGGTACTCTCGCGAACTAAGAACCCTGAAGGAAATGGGATACGACGACATTGATCACAACGCGGAAGCGTTGAGTCACGCACATGGTGATTTGAACCGAGCCATCGATATACTAGAAAGATACAATCGCAGAAACGGCAGTAACGCTGGTTCAGCCTATAACAGTAGAAACAGTTCGAGGCTGAACTCAAGAGCTGCTTCAAAGACAAATCTGTCTACACCGGATATAAATCCACCTTTACCAAAGAGGCGTGGAAATTCCAGTGCACCCCAACCGGCCGTCTTTGACGGTACCGACGAAAGCATGGTGCCCAACATTACCGGTCAACAGCCACAACCCGTAGGCATTGACGGAATGACAGGCCAGGCGGTACAACAATACTTTGATCCAGCTACCGGAATGATCTACGTGGACCAACAAGagtatcaacaacaacaacaacaacttcttctacaacaacagcaacaacaacaactacTCATGCAACAACAaatgcaacaacaacagtATCAGCAACCACAAGTAGACCAGAGTAATCTAATGAATCTATACCAGCGTCCTGACTTATACACGACACCAGTGGAGATCAATCAAACTGGTCCACAGTATCAACAAGTACAACaattacaacaacaacagcaacaacagcaacaacagcaacaacagcagatGCTACAAATGCAAATGACCCAGCAGTCACAATTACCTCCAGGGCAGACACAACAGATGTATCAAGGCTACTACATGCAATAGACACTATACCTCTATAATTTTATCTCATCGATACCCGTCACTGTGTAAGCGTGAGAAGCGATCTCGGGGTTCTTACAGTAAAACAAACAAAGAGTCATCATGAGCAAGCCTCGTAAATCCCTTTCTCACTTCTCTTGACGCAGACTTATATAAAGACTGTGAGTTCCTGAAACATCGATCTTATAAGTACGGTTCGTATCTGTGGCTTGTAGTGACTTCGATGTTCTTTAGTTGTAATTCACGTGTGGTTTGTTGATTATAAAGAACTCTGTGTGATTTTATAACTAATACCCCACTCGCGAAGTAGCGAGGATACACAGTCAGATAACACAACAACTAGAGTAAGATAAGTGCGTTTAGAAGTTGcagagagaaagagagaaagagagaaagagagaaagagatagttgaagaaaccttgGTGTCTTCTTACATCATGTCTGAGAAGAATGCGATCACCATTATTAATGGTGCTTACACCATGGAGAATGAGATCGGACGGGGTTCGTTTGCCACCGTCTATAAAGGTTACTATACAGCTGATAGGGCTCAACATATAGCTATCAAGGCTGTTTCGCGAtcgaagttgaagaacaagaaattgctgGAGAATTTGGAGATCGAGATCgcaattttgaagaagattaaACATCCGCATATCGTGGGGCTCATGGATTGTGAGCGAACCTCGACGGATTTTTACTTGGTTATGGAATTCTGTGCGTTGGGTGATTTGACGTTCTTGATAAGGAGACGTAAGGAGTTGATGGAGAGTCATCCGCTATTAAAGACTGTTTTCGAAAGGTACCCTCCACCCAGCGAGCACCATAACGGTTTACACCGTGCATTTGTGATAAGTTATTTGCAACAGTTGGCTTCGGcgttgaaatttttgagatcaaagaatttaGTTCATAGGGATATCAAACCTCAAAATCTCCTGTTAGCTACACCACTTGTCGGCTATCATGATGCAAAGACTTTTCATGAGTTTGGATTTGTTGGGATTTACAACCTGCcgatcttgaagatcgcTGATTTCGGATTTGCAAGATTTTTACCCAATACGTCGTTGGCTGAAACTTTGTGTGGTTCACCTCTTTATATGGCTCCAGAGATTTTAAACTACCAAAAATATAATGCTAAAGCTGATTTGTGGTCTGTTGGGACAGTACTTTACGAAATGGCATGTGGGAAGCcacctttcaaagcttcCAATCACTTGGagttgttcaagaagatcaaaaaGGCTAATGATACTATCATATTCCCAGCTCAATGCGTTGTGGAACCCgagctgaagaatttgatttGCAGCTTGCTGACTTTTGATCCAAATAATAGGATCGGGTTTGCAGACTTTTTCGACAATGAACTGGTTAACGaggatctttcaaaatacgAATTAGATGATGGAATGCCTGAGTTGGAGACAAAATCGAAGGACGTGGTCGAGAGCAACATGTTTGTTTCCGAATATTTGACAAGGTCTGCAAAAAAACAACCATATTCCAATGCAAATACAAACACTAAGTTGGCATTAAACACAAATTTGAAACCTTTGACAACAGTAAGAGGTATAGAAACTACGTCTCCAATTAAAGAGAAAGATGCCACATCATCGTTGAGTCCTACGTCTCCAACGGGACATAGCCCAGCTCGTTCAATCAAGAGGAACCCATCATTGGATAAGACTAAAAGAACTGCAGATTCTGGATCAGATCTGATGTTGGAGAGGGAGTATGTGGTGGTCGAGAAGAAAACTGTGGAGGTCAATGCACTGGCAGATGAATTTGCACAAGCTGGTTCTGGTTCTGTAATTTTGCAACCGAACCAACACCAGATGCCCAATGCGAACAGTACCCTGGCGGTAGCTAATGCGGCTCAAcatttgcaacaacaaTCTAATCAATTACTCAAGAATAAGAATGCACGTCATTCGAGTGGAAGTAGTACATCTCGCCGCCCTTCCCTGGTGGATCGCCGATTATCCATAACGTCTCTCAATCCGTCTAACGCTCTTTCAAGGGCTCTAGGCATTGCCTCAAGCAGGCTCTTTGGTGGCAACACCGCTGCGGTATCCGATCAGCAGCAACAGGTTTCAAATGCATCCTCGCCGAATTATAGATCATCATTGTTGAACCCTAAGATATTCCAGGACCTAACCGAAAACATCATCTTACGTGTCGAAcatttgcaagaagaggagCCCAAGAGTCTAGATAGCAATTCTATCGTTCGGTTATTAGAGACTCTCTCGGCAAAGGCTTTTGTCATCTTCTCTTACGCGGAGGTGAAGTTTTCACAGATTGTTCCCTTGAAGGAAGTCGGTTTTGAGAAAAGATTAAGTAATGGCAGCTGTGCCatagaagaagaagaagaaccgGAGGACGACGATAATAACAACGGTTTAAGACCATTTTTAAGAAATAGGAATTCCTCCAGTTATTCTCAAGCTAGTTCAACTATTAATGATTTACCTGCATCTGAGATGCGTCACGTTTGCACTGAAGCTATCATTCTTTACATGAAATCCCTTTCCATCTTGGCAAAAGCAATGCAAATAACATCCAACTGGTGGTATGATCCACAGGAAAAGGTGTACTCCCTCCGCTTAAATTTACTAGTCCAGTGGATCAGAGAGAAATTTAACGAGTGCCTGGAAAAGGCCGACTTTTTAAGACTGAAGCTAAACgagttgaagagcaatGGTATAGAAAGCTCCCAAAGAAAGGAACAAGTCAACAGTTGCTCGAAAACGGATGCACAACAGGAAGAATATGATTTTAACGGTGATCTAGAAGAACCTGTCtacttggaaaagatcCTGTATGATCGCGCTTTGGAGATATCGAAGACAGCGGCCAAGTTGGAAATGCAGGGCGATCATTTGAGCAATTGTGAATTGGCATACGCAACTTCTTTATGGATGTTAGAGACTTTACTTGATGATACTAGTGGTGAAGACCTGTATGGCGAAATACAGGGACTCACAGTAGATGTTTTGGACGATCAGGACAAGAAGGTTATTAGGAAATATATAGACAGTATTGCCAATCGTCTGAAAGCGCTACGGGAAAAAATCTATCAAGGGTGAGCATCGGGTTATACACATCACGCATGGCGTTACTCATTTGACATGAGACAGGCGAGTTTTTCGGATTTGGGTTTTGGGTTTGGTGGAAAGGTTTGGTTTTATGATTTCACGTATTACTTCATTGGTAGTACAGCTAGATGGTATTTAAGATTTAGTTCATGATTTTTTATTAATTTTGCGAAAATGACGAGtttgagaaaattcaaCTCACGATAGCTCGGCGGCTAACTTCTCTAAACATAATCAGAAAAGGCTGAAACAGCGCCTTGTAAAGACACGCTGACGCTGTTTCATGTTCAAGGTCAATTATGCCAGCGAAGACACTGCATATACGGCATCAAATCTGCCAAGCCTAGCAAAGTTTAGTTTCTAATACGGTCAGGTTAGGTCAATGACCTCTATATGATCGTGGTGCGACTTAGCGGGCTCgagctcatcatcatcatcaataagAACTACctccaaatcttcattgCTTGGCTGTTCCACATTTTGACTGTTCTCACCACACCATTTATTATCCTTCGCTCTCCTCTCGGCTGCTAATGCTGCCATCTCCCTGGGAG
This DNA window, taken from Torulaspora delbrueckii CBS 1146 chromosome 2, complete genome, encodes the following:
- the COM2 gene encoding Com2p (similar to Saccharomyces cerevisiae YER130C; ancestral locus Anc_8.144) encodes the protein MTLQLHRIDSNGTVIGLNDQFNLQLIPKQEDNHAVNSDLTGNTMTTETQNQNQNYIQRIPSTTANNFFEDLLSWQPPTSGNNGSRRLSISEYNADNAGYYEYEYFGKHHDDSTTQFNDNDDEIMMISDDEAMRGFDFDLDEPQRKKVKDYFKLSIFSSNNSSNGTFWGRKKKNVAEETEAVINPSQLLFHDVFQEDEEEEEDDGEAITQFTVFDNHKLDHRPIVHSPAPAAIAKRRSGSMPKTRGRKPSPIPDASKQFGCEFCDRRFKRQEHLKRHVRSLHMCEKPFNCHICDKKFSRSDNLNQHIKTHSHQ
- the STR3 gene encoding cystathionine beta-lyase STR3 (similar to Saccharomyces cerevisiae STR3 (YGL184C); ancestral locus Anc_8.145), which encodes MVQSYKPLMSSQLVTNLKIRDKHGASVQPLYLSTTFKVDLDNPESQVFDYSRSGNPTRSLLQYQIGKLYEVPVEHVLAVASGMTALDVILRGLVISSATHVPTIIAGDDLYGGSNRLLAYLESKSHARAVHVDTTDMEKFKAVFGSLDKVDCVLLESPTNPLCKVVDVPQLVAYVKRISPSTVVIVDNTMMSGLQCNPLEYGCDVVYESATKYLNGHHDIMGGIIVGKTAEIAQEIYYVVNATGSGLSPMDSWLLNRGLKTLGVRMYQQQYNSMVIAQWLEESCGFKPTEKNSALKTRYVGLKTNPGFELHRSFNKGPGAVLSFETGSLEHSQRIVASKAFQLFSVTVSFGCVNSLISLPCKMSHASIDPEVRKQREFPEDLIRLCVGIEDVGDLQKDLLYAMIDANVLEVRENGKYIYNKLNGHLGLNTIDDHSSRQHSIYDQFYGKDLIEGDSKMNHRRLKL
- the TDEL0B04650 gene encoding putative hydroxyacid dehydrogenase (similar to Saccharomyces cerevisiae YGL185C; ancestral locus Anc_8.146), producing the protein MQSSMKPTLLFVAHPDHRSRILDSQELRNRFEFLHHDVTTKDEFFKFLRQHTDKNITAIYGGYPAFHPIGGLTRDVIEHESFPRKSLRCIALCSRGYNGFDLEALRENEIKLFNFQDQVCETPQEKDQGGNDVGDCVLWHVLEGFRKFSYQQLIARKDGDTFAARNHAADRDDGAWEFGHRLSNDGSFLVQSPRNRKCLILGFGSVGKQIALKLHHGLGMEVHYCRRSEPQKENEHGWTFHRLDDSLKSQLHQFSVIIVALPGTQETQHLIDKEFLSHCDGPNLILVNVGRGSILNLDDVKDALQKGQLRHLGADVFYREPKIDQALLSEHKMTSITPHLGSSTETVFYQSCELALRNILEATDPLSHVLSPVCKASRIV
- the TPN1 gene encoding Tpn1p (similar to Saccharomyces cerevisiae TPN1 (YGL186C); ancestral locus Anc_8.147) codes for the protein MTRKDVGQSKQFEETVTISLSNDQVSNQVNGEDLEKKSHELSGNKYLRWLVTASRKLDSLGVESQGIERISPFERGTSKRQFLHVAGLWLSATGGLSSMSSYFLGPLLFELNFRQCLVSGLVSMLIGCLIAAYCSIMGPQSGCRQMVTARFLFGWWFVKLVALASIIGVMGWSVVNCVVGGEMLASISNDKVPLWVGIIIVMACSFLVSAFGIKQVLKVETLISVPVLTCFLLLYISSSDKFHLINEIDNSSVDPLTIKGNWLSFFSLCYSITSTWGSITADYYILFPEDTAKYQVFLLTFFGTFVPTLFVGILGLLLACVAVVYQPWTEAYDKYGMGGLLHAGFERWNGFGKFCVVVLILSLVSNNIINAYSAAFSIQLSSVFAARVPRWFWSLVVTAICLICALVGRNHFSTILGNFLPMIGYWISMYFILLLEENVIFRRYFLHLYTKEFPPQEVAVNSSSRMNIHEIKRKLVVSKNRYNWEMWNNYDVVTHGYAATFAFLCGVAGVVVGMAQAYWVGPIAANFGEFGGDIAMWLSMGFSGAVYPWCRYWELRQFGR
- the GTS1 gene encoding Gts1p (similar to Saccharomyces cerevisiae GTS1 (YGL181W); ancestral locus Anc_8.142), coding for MRIRSRSSAGAKGAERELKDLVSLPENGNKCGECGSAVPTWCSINLGVFLCGRCASVHRKVFSLRDDDAYSDVKSLSLDRWSERDLDDLSRSGGNKHNNELWNPKRVPFPFDGDEDKSAVEQFIRSKYIDGIFRSSPIEPEDYGISGNRRRTSSRSRSGSKVRPNLRPSRSYGSSGDVPSLGNRQARDYELSRYSRELRTLKEMGYDDIDHNAEALSHAHGDLNRAIDILERYNRRNGSNAGSAYNSRNSSRLNSRAASKTNLSTPDINPPLPKRRGNSSAPQPAVFDGTDESMVPNITGQQPQPVGIDGMTGQAVQQYFDPATGMIYVDQQEYQQQQQQLLLQQQQQQQLLMQQQMQQQQYQQPQVDQSNLMNLYQRPDLYTTPVEINQTGPQYQQVQQLQQQQQQQQQQQQQQMLQMQMTQQSQLPPGQTQQMYQGYYMQ
- the MND1 gene encoding Mnd1p (similar to Saccharomyces cerevisiae MND1 (YGL183C); ancestral locus Anc_8.143), with translation MPPKRQGVSLEEKKSRILAFLQNEYSFYNMKELEKMIPKKCAGVSPMLVKELVQQMIDEDGLICVEKCGNINVYWCFKNQITQKVYDSCQRLQAKKEAKEAETIELKAKLKLTSETDRCERYESPDGIKSRNEQLQRNREIEEEIKALQLEYNKLSQTRWDKEKIAAKRSMLIRDLQKLETMTDNIDIMVDFFRNKYGVDPKSIRQEMEIPDDFPTINL